From a region of the Rhizophagus irregularis chromosome 3, complete sequence genome:
- a CDS encoding uncharacterized protein (SECRETED:cutsite_IMA-QT; SECRETED:prob_0.6640); SECRETED:SignalP(1-28) has translation MSLLLEKFAIFLILILTIILPSNNLIMAQTNNAAICHSSANPCIKINDLLKPCGETLPMPPKLNDTDTIQNVSYFVGNSDEAKCWCNKEFYDLLLNCTTCLSSPTVNATVSPLDDYKNDCKKYGTEFKEPKQSSSLTKTPSEASGARGPNKLLIALGVSALVTLLASLAFCLCVIRRKKIKSRAYAKLKSDYYASKGRGINISGRNVVNENDEKELYSPSVPMPPPLAHQPQQNEQQQQQQQQKQQQQSMDQNQHNSYNFNNAIYGEQQYYVEANQAQVPRSSHECSDNVNNNHQNYPK, from the exons atgtctcttttattagaaaagtttgcaattttcttaattttaattctaacgATAATCCTCCCCTCAAATAATTTGATCATGGCTCAAACAAATAATGCCGCAATTTGTCATTCTTCTGCTAATCCTTGTatcaaaattaatgatttattaaaaccTTGTGGTGAGACATTACCTATGCCTCCCAAATTAAATGATACTGATACAATTCAAAACGTTAGTTATTTTGTTGGAA ACTCTGATGAAGCGAAATGTTGGtgtaataaagaattttatgatttattattaaattgtacgACATGTTTGTCTAGCCCAACCGTTAATGCGACCGTATCTCCATTGgatgattataaaaatgattgtaaaaaatatggaaCAGAATTCAAAGAACcaaa acaATCAAGTTCTTTAACAAAAACACCATCAGAAGCATCAGGAGCGAGAGGTccaaataaacttttaattgcTCTCGGCGTTAGCGCATTGGTAACATTATTAGCGAGTTTGGCCTTTTGTTTGTGTGTCATCagaagaaaaaagataaagtccCGTGCTTATGCAAAATTGAAATCAGATTATTATGCATCAAAAGGAAGAGGAATTAACATTAGTGGAAGAAATGTCgttaatgaaaatgatgaaaaggAATTATATTCCCCTTCAGTTCCAATGCCACCACCATTAGCTCATCAACCTCAACAAAATGAACAACAACAACAGCAGCAGCAGCAAAAACAACAGCAACAATCGATGGATCAGAATCAACataattcttataattttaataatgcaaTATACGGGGAACAGCAATATTATGTGGAGGCGAATCAAGCTCAAGTACCAAGATCCAGTCATGAATGTTCtgataatgttaataataatcatcaaaattatcccaaataa
- a CDS encoding uncharacterized protein (SECRETED:cutsite_VYS-IK; SECRETED:prob_0.9377); SECRETED:SignalP(1-23) — MKLLNISILLFFVIQFLTNNVYSIKDSACGSANDPCLLANSTLKPCHGSIISVPPEALDGTIDFQYQIYDGYLFDCACNVPFYNLLARCTTCFEGLGTSITVESLDSFKVTCGKYFGKAPPPISTTSTLPSQTSSPLPPPPLPPIPPQGQPLPPLPSPPPKPTETQKPIPNQPFLCNCFNANYSLISCDGRIDEPDHVLSGTYPRTFKIDDPKLAPCQCNIEYYNDLKECIECYSSPKNKIFVEPLSKYEQTCQQLGVPFGTKPPPLFGKIGNGISLIHPDPDRLGNSIILLSSLITFVIYLV; from the exons atgaaattattaaatatatcaattttattattttttgtgatACAATTCCTTACGAATAATGTTTATAGTATAAAAGATTCAGCATGCGGAAGTGCAAATGATCCATGTTTACTTGCAAATTCTACGTTAAAACCATGTCATGGATCCATCATTTCAGTACCTCCTGAAGCATTAGATGGCAcaattgattttcaatatcaaatttatg atggttatttatttgattgtgCATGTAATGttccattttataatttactcGCAAGATGTACGACATGTTTTGAAGGTCTCGGAACTAGTATTACAGTAGAATCCCTTGATAGTTTTAAAGTAACTTGTGGAAAATATTTTGGTAAAGCTCCACC ACCGATATCAACAACATCAACACTACCTTCACAAACATCATCACCACTTCCACCGCCACCATTACCACCAATTCCGCCACAAGGACAGCCACTACCTCCATTACCATCACCACCACCAAAACCAACAGAAACACAAAAACCAATACCGAATCAACCTTTCTTATGTAATTGTTTTAATGCCAATTATTCACTGATTTCTTGTGATGGTCGAATTGACGAACCTGATCACGTATTGAGTGGTACTTATCCTAGAACGTTTAAAATTGATG ATCCTAAGCTAGCACCGTGTCAatgtaatattgaatattataatgacTTAAAAGAGTGTATAGAATGTTATTCTTCTccaaagaataaaatttttgttgagCCACTTTCCAAATATGAACAAACTTGTCAACAATTAGGAGTTCCATTTGGTACAAAACC ACCACCACTGTTTGGTAAAATTGGTAATGGAATATCATTAATTCATCCTGATCCTGATCGGTTAggaaattcaattattttgcTTAGTTCATTAataacttttgtaatatatttggtttaa
- a CDS encoding uncharacterized protein (SECRETED:cutsite_VSA-QA; SECRETED:prob_0.6002); SECRETED:SignalP(1-24) — protein sequence MWSARGIIIILLVLLSIHSLNVSAQADCQACLQVDASLSPCNTSLKRPNPGETVIVQFGALEAKCYCNQATYDQLGACSACNNGNIKVDDLGRYKDVCATFGVPFTGGSPGKEQPTTPTNNPTDASNDPQININIPNYSNSSTSLSSYIILGVVLGIPALIILGIFMYKCCFKRRQSLKIKNVSDRSASQVDLTDDSSIISRLQVYQQQHSQTQSQTQSPTQSIENDDLTEISIENGRVNNNEMQQQYNFRKNY from the exons atgtggtcAGCCcgaggaataataataatattacttgtACTGTTATCAATACATTCTTTAAACGTTTCCGCACAAGCGGATTGTCAAGCATGTTTACAAGTAGATGCTTCATTATCACCATGTAATACTTCCCTCAAACGGCCTAATCCGGGAGAAACCGTTATTGTTCAGTTTGGTG ccCTCGAAGCCAAATGTTATTGTAACCAAGCAACATATGATCAATTAGGAGCCTGTTCAGCTTGTAATAACGGAAATATAAAAGTAGATGACTTGGGAAGATATAAAGATGTATGTGCCACTTTTGGGGTTCCATTCACAGGAGGTTCTCCAGGAAAAGAACAACCAACAACTCCAACAAATAATCCTACAGATGCATCAAACGACcctcaaataaatattaatataccaAATTATTCTAATAGTTCAACTAGCTTGTcatcttatataatattgggTGTAGTTCTTGGTATACCTGCGTTAATTATATTGggcatttttatgtataaatgTTGCTTTAAAAGAAGACAATcacttaaaattaaaaatgtttctgATAGATCAGCTTCACAAGTTGATTTAACTGATGATTCGAGTATAATATCTCGATTACAAGTATATCAACAACAACATTCTCAGACTCAATCTCAGACTCAATCTCCGACTCAATCAattgaaaatgatgatttaactgaaatttcaattgaaaatggtagagttaataataatgaaatgcaacaacaatataattttagaaagaattattaa